Below is a window of Herminiimonas arsenicoxydans DNA.
TTGTCGCCGGGGCTATCGCCACTGCCTGTTTAAAATCTTTACATGCCAAGCGCAGCTTGCGGCTGCCTGCTATGCTTTCTGCTTCATTATAAAAAAGCGCGAACAAGAGACGGAACGAATGCCATGGGCTTCCTGCTAGAACTGATTGAGCAATACGGCTTGCTTTTCGTCTTCGCTAATGTGTTGCTGGAGCAATTGGGTGCGCCTATACCAGCTTATCCTACGCTTGTGATTACCGGCGCGCTACTGGGGCGGGGCGAATATTCTGCACCGATGCTGTTGTTCGTTGCCGTATTGGCCGCCTTGATTGCCGATTTCGCCTGGTATCTGGCCGGGCGGCGTTACGGCGCGCGCGTGATGGCGCGCTTGTGCCGGATTTCGCTGTCGCCGGATTCCTGCGTACGGCAAACCGAATCCATTTATCTGCGTTTTGGCCCGGCGTCGCTACTGGTGGCGAAATTCATCCCTGGTTTTGCTTCGGTTGCCAGTGCGCTGGCCGGCGCGATCGGCACGCGTTCCGTCAAATTCATTTTTTTCGACGCATTGGGGGCGGCGCTGTGGTCGGGCTCGGCGATTTTTCTCGGCTCGCTGTTCAGTTCTGCCGTTTCGGATTTGCTGGATATCCTGGCCAGCCTGGGTAAATGGGGCTTGGTGCTGGTGGCAGTGGCGCTGGCGATTTACATCGCGCGCAAATGGTGGCAGCGCCATAGCTTTTTGAAGGATTTGCGCATGGCGCGCATTTCCGTCGACGAACTCGATCAATTGCTGAAGCAGGGCAATCCGCCCACCATCATCGATGTGCGCTCCGACTTTGCCCAGCAGGGCGGGAGGATTCCAGGTGCGATGGTACTGTCGGATGAGGATATCAGCGCGCTGGTAATCAATACCGAAACCGATTCGGAAGTCATTGTTTATTGCGCCTGCCCGAATGAAGTATCGGCGGCGCGGATCGCCAGGAAATTGATGCAGCGCGGTTACACCCGCGTGCGACCATTAACCGGCGGTATCGAGGCGTGGGTGGCGGCCGGATTTTCGGTCGATCGTCATTAGGCTGCCTGGACAGCCTGCTTTCCACCTCTATTTTTTCACCTTCATGCCATCGAAAGATATTTCATGCTGATACTGTTTTTCAAGGCTGCAATCCTGATACCGATTACCTTGGTACCCATCCTCAATCCTTTCGGCAATGCGGCGATATTTGCCAGTCTCGCGGGCGATATCGACCGCGATGCAGAGAAGCGGCTGGCGCGTCAGGTGGCGATCAATTGTTTTGTCATGCTGCTGGGAACCATGTTCATCGGCTCGCACGTGTTGATGTTCTTCGGCATTTCGCTGCCTATCGTGCGTATCGGTGGCGGCATACTGGTGGCGGCTACCGGCTGGCGGCTGTTGAACGATAAGGGGCA
It encodes the following:
- a CDS encoding Conserved hypothetical protein, putative membrane protein (Evidence 4 : Homologs of previously reported genes of unknown function); the protein is MGFLLELIEQYGLLFVFANVLLEQLGAPIPAYPTLVITGALLGRGEYSAPMLLFVAVLAALIADFAWYLAGRRYGARVMARLCRISLSPDSCVRQTESIYLRFGPASLLVAKFIPGFASVASALAGAIGTRSVKFIFFDALGAALWSGSAIFLGSLFSSAVSDLLDILASLGKWGLVLVAVALAIYIARKWWQRHSFLKDLRMARISVDELDQLLKQGNPPTIIDVRSDFAQQGGRIPGAMVLSDEDISALVINTETDSEVIVYCACPNEVSAARIARKLMQRGYTRVRPLTGGIEAWVAAGFSVDRH
- a CDS encoding Hypothetical protein (Evidence 5 : No homology to any previously reported sequences) yields the protein MFALFYNEAESIAGSRKLRLACKDFKQAVAIAPATNFLPSNGSDRRHAFTQGVAS